A window from Piliocolobus tephrosceles isolate RC106 chromosome 11, ASM277652v3, whole genome shotgun sequence encodes these proteins:
- the WIPF1 gene encoding WAS/WASL-interacting protein family member 1 isoform X1 codes for MPVPPPPAPPPPPTFALANTEKPTLNKTEQAGRNALLSDISKGKKLKKTVTNDRSAPILDKPKGAGAGGGGGGFGGGGGFGGGGGGGGGGSFGGGGPPGLGGLFQAGMPKLRSTANRDNDSGGSRPPMLPPGGRSTSAKPFSPPSGPGRFPVPSPGHRSGPPEPQRNRMPPPRPDLGSKPDSIPPPVPSTPRPIQSSLHNRGSPPVPGGPRQPGPGPTPPPFPGNRGAALGGGSIRQSPLSSSSPFSNRPPLPPTPSRALDDKPPPPPPPVGNRPSIHREAVPPPPPQNNKPPVPSTPRPSSSSQAPPPPPPPSRPGPPPLPPSSSGNDETPRLPQRNLSLTSSTPPLPSPGRSGPLPPPPSERPPPPVRDPPGRSGPLPPPPPVSRNGSTSRALPATPQLPSRSGVDSPRSGPRPPLPPDRPSAGAPPPPPPSTSIRNGFQDSPCEDEWESRFYFHPISDLPPPEPYVQTTKSYPSKLARNESRSGSNRRERGAPPLPPIPRPPKQAAE; via the exons ATGCCCGTTCCTCCCCCTCCAGCACCCCCGCCGCCCCCAACGTTTGCACTG GCCAATACAGAGAAGCCTACCTTGAATAAGACAGAGCAGGCTGGGAGAAATGCTCTCCTTTCTGATATCAGCAAAGGGAAGAAACTAAAGAAGACAGTCACCAATGACAGAAGTGCACCAATATTGGACA AACCTAAAGGAGCTGGtgctggaggtggtggtggtggctttGGTGGAGGCGGCGGATTTGGcggaggaggtggtggtggaggCGGTGGAAGTTTTGGAGGGGGCGGACCTCCAGGCCTGGGAGGACtgttccaggctggaatgccgaaGCTGAGATCCACGGCCAACAGGGATAATG aTTCTGGAGGAAGCCGACCACCCATGTTGCCACCTGGAGGAAGATCCACATCTGCCAAACCCTTTTCACCCCCAAGTGGCCCAGGGAGGTTTCCTGTGCCTTCTCCAGGCCACCGAAGTGGTCCCCCAGAGCCTCAGAGGAACCGAATGCCGCCCCCAAGGCCCGACCTGGGCTCAAAGCCTGATAGCATTCCCCCTCCAGTACCTAGTACTCCAAGACCCATTCAATCAAGTCTGCACAACCGGGGGTCCCCACCAGTGCCCGGAGGCCCCAGGCAGCCCGGCCCCGGGCCCACTCCTCCCCCTTTCCCTGGAAACCGCGGCGCTGCTTTGGGAGGAGGCTCAATACGTCAGTCCCCCTTGAGCTCCTCCTCGCCCTTCTCCAACCGGCCTCCCCTGCCGCCTACGCCCAGCAGGGCCTTGGATGACAAACCCCCTCCGCCACCTCCTCCAGTAGGCAACAGGCCCTCCATCCACAGGGAAGCggttccccctcctcctcctcagaacAACAAGCCTCCAGTGCCTTCCACTCCGcggccttcctcctcctcacaggCCCCACCTCCGCcgccacctcccagcaggcccggGCCGCCTCCTCTGCCTCCAAGTTCCAGCGGCAATGATGAAACCCCAAGACTCCCACAGCGGAATCTGTCCCTCACTTCGTCCACGCCCCCCTTACCTTCGCCAGGACGTTCAGGTCCTCTTCCTCCCCCGCCCAGCGAGAGACCCCCACCTCCAGTGAGGGACCCGCCAGGCCGATCAG GCCCCCTCCCACCACCTCCTCCAGTAAGCAGAAACGGCAGCACGTCTCGGGCCCTGCCTGCCACCCCTCAGTTGCCGTCCAGGAGTGGAGTAGACAGTCCAAGGAGTGGACCCAGGCCTCCCCTTCCTCCTGACAGGCCCAGTGCTGGGGcacctcccccacctccaccatCAACATCTATTAGAAATGGCTTCCAAGACTCTCCATGTGAAG ATGAGTGGGAAAGCAGATTCTACTTCCATCCAATTTCCGATTTGCCACCTCCAGAGCCATATGTACAAACGACCAAAAGTTATCCCAGCAAATTGGCAAGAAACGAAAGCCGGA
- the WIPF1 gene encoding WAS/WASL-interacting protein family member 1 isoform X2 has product MPVPPPPAPPPPPTFALANTEKPTLNKTEQAGRNALLSDISKGKKLKKTVTNDRSAPILDKPKGAGAGGGGGGFGGGGGFGGGGGGGGGGSFGGGGPPGLGGLFQAGMPKLRSTANRDNDSGGSRPPMLPPGGRSTSAKPFSPPSGPGRFPVPSPGHRSGPPEPQRNRMPPPRPDLGSKPDSIPPPVPSTPRPIQSSLHNRGSPPVPGGPRQPGPGPTPPPFPGNRGAALGGGSIRQSPLSSSSPFSNRPPLPPTPSRALDDKPPPPPPPVGNRPSIHREAVPPPPPQNNKPPVPSTPRPSSSSQAPPPPPPPSRPGPPPLPPSSSGNDETPRLPQRNLSLTSSTPPLPSPGRSGPLPPPPSERPPPPVRDPPGRSGPLPPPPPVSRNGSTSRALPATPQLPSRSGVDSPRSGPRPPLPPDRPSAGAPPPPPPSTSIRNGFQDSPCEDEWESRFYFHPISDLPPPEPYVQTTKSYPSKLARNESRSGSNRRERGAPPLPPIPR; this is encoded by the exons ATGCCCGTTCCTCCCCCTCCAGCACCCCCGCCGCCCCCAACGTTTGCACTG GCCAATACAGAGAAGCCTACCTTGAATAAGACAGAGCAGGCTGGGAGAAATGCTCTCCTTTCTGATATCAGCAAAGGGAAGAAACTAAAGAAGACAGTCACCAATGACAGAAGTGCACCAATATTGGACA AACCTAAAGGAGCTGGtgctggaggtggtggtggtggctttGGTGGAGGCGGCGGATTTGGcggaggaggtggtggtggaggCGGTGGAAGTTTTGGAGGGGGCGGACCTCCAGGCCTGGGAGGACtgttccaggctggaatgccgaaGCTGAGATCCACGGCCAACAGGGATAATG aTTCTGGAGGAAGCCGACCACCCATGTTGCCACCTGGAGGAAGATCCACATCTGCCAAACCCTTTTCACCCCCAAGTGGCCCAGGGAGGTTTCCTGTGCCTTCTCCAGGCCACCGAAGTGGTCCCCCAGAGCCTCAGAGGAACCGAATGCCGCCCCCAAGGCCCGACCTGGGCTCAAAGCCTGATAGCATTCCCCCTCCAGTACCTAGTACTCCAAGACCCATTCAATCAAGTCTGCACAACCGGGGGTCCCCACCAGTGCCCGGAGGCCCCAGGCAGCCCGGCCCCGGGCCCACTCCTCCCCCTTTCCCTGGAAACCGCGGCGCTGCTTTGGGAGGAGGCTCAATACGTCAGTCCCCCTTGAGCTCCTCCTCGCCCTTCTCCAACCGGCCTCCCCTGCCGCCTACGCCCAGCAGGGCCTTGGATGACAAACCCCCTCCGCCACCTCCTCCAGTAGGCAACAGGCCCTCCATCCACAGGGAAGCggttccccctcctcctcctcagaacAACAAGCCTCCAGTGCCTTCCACTCCGcggccttcctcctcctcacaggCCCCACCTCCGCcgccacctcccagcaggcccggGCCGCCTCCTCTGCCTCCAAGTTCCAGCGGCAATGATGAAACCCCAAGACTCCCACAGCGGAATCTGTCCCTCACTTCGTCCACGCCCCCCTTACCTTCGCCAGGACGTTCAGGTCCTCTTCCTCCCCCGCCCAGCGAGAGACCCCCACCTCCAGTGAGGGACCCGCCAGGCCGATCAG GCCCCCTCCCACCACCTCCTCCAGTAAGCAGAAACGGCAGCACGTCTCGGGCCCTGCCTGCCACCCCTCAGTTGCCGTCCAGGAGTGGAGTAGACAGTCCAAGGAGTGGACCCAGGCCTCCCCTTCCTCCTGACAGGCCCAGTGCTGGGGcacctcccccacctccaccatCAACATCTATTAGAAATGGCTTCCAAGACTCTCCATGTGAAG ATGAGTGGGAAAGCAGATTCTACTTCCATCCAATTTCCGATTTGCCACCTCCAGAGCCATATGTACAAACGACCAAAAGTTATCCCAGCAAATTGGCAAGAAACGAAAGCCGGA